The Blastocatellia bacterium region GAGAATGAGTGTGCCTTAAGACTGCGGGATATCCTTCACCATTGTCCCGATCGAGATACGGGGGGCCTGAAGAAAGGCCCCCCACTTTTTCGCTCAGAAGTTCACGCGGATGCGGAACTGGATCATGCGCGGACCGGGATCCTGGTTGCCCAGGTCGTTGAAGAAGTCGGTCGTGCGCCCGAAGGCCGTCGAGTCAATGCTGTGTGTGATCGCCGCTGCCGTCGGGCCACCGATCAAGAAGTTCTGGTGGTTGAAGGCATTGAAGAATTCAGCCCAGAACTCGACATTGATTCGCTCAGTCACCCGCGTGCGCTTCTGAATGGTGAAATCGGGTTTGACGAACCGAGGACCGCGCAGGAAAATGAGCGAGCCAAACTGGCCGGGCGTCGTCGGCACATCCAGGATCGCACGATTGGAGCGGCCATCGGGTCCAATCAGATCCGCGGGCACGAAGAAGATGTCACTGGCGCCGGGAACCTTCCGCACCTTGATCTTCTCCCGCAGTTCCTGGATCGTCATTCCCTTGAGGATGACGCCAGAGTCGAACTGATTGACCGTCGCGCGACCACTGACGAGCCGGAACACGCGCCCGGACTGAATGCGCACGATCCCACCGACGAGCCAACCTTCGATGAGCCGGTTGAGCGCGCCGGAGCCAGACGACCAGCGCCGACCGGGACCAAAGGGCAGCTCGTACTGGAAGTCGCTCACGAAGACGTGGGGGAGGTCCCACGGTGACAGCCCCTTGTCCATCCGCCGATTGCGCAGCGTGCTGAAGGCAATGCTGGAAACGGCGGAATCCGCGTAGAGGTCCGTGAGCGATTTCGAGAAGGTGTAGTGAGCCGTCATCTGCCAGCCTTGCGCCAGGCGTCGTCGGAAGATGACCTGCACGCCGTTGTAGGTGGAGAAGGAGGCGTTCGTCAGCAGCCACACGCCACGATTCGCCGCGTACGGATTCACCTGGAAGAAGTTGATGGGATAAGGTCCGGGAGCATCAAACCCTAAAGCCGCGCAACGCGGAAGCGCGCTTCCCACCATCCGGCAGAGGAAGGTCGCTGTGGAAGCTAAGGCGTTAGCCATCGCTCCCGCTTGACCCTGATCGAGCCAGGTGATGAAGCTCGCGCTTGCGAACCCAGCTGCCGGTGCGAGCGCCGGTTGACGACCGCGGGCGCCAAAGGCAGCTTCGAAGATCGGCAGAGGAACCTGACCCGGCAGCCCCTGGTTATCAAACCGCGCCCCGCGTCCCTGGGCCCGGCTGATAGCGAGATTCCGCTGGGCGTTGATGAACTCCTGCAGGAACCCGTTCTCGAAGATGTTCACTTCGTTCAGGTTGAATCCGCGCCACAGCTTCGTCCCGCGATTGCCGACATAGCGAATTTCAATAGCCATGTCGCGCGTCAGCTCGCGCTGCCAGCCGAAGGACCACGACTGAACATACGGCGTGCGGATGTTGGGATCGAAGGCGTAGAAAGCGCCTGAGATGAAGGTGAAGCGCGAGAGTGGCGTCGGGAAGCTGAAGCTCGTCGGATCCTCACGGAACGCCGGCAGCCGATCCCGCAACAGCAATCCTCCCAGCGGGAAGTCCACGCCCGCCGTCAGCGAGATGGATTGCGTCAGACCGGGATTCCCACCAGCAAACAGAGTGAAGTGGTTCAGTCCTTCGCGCGTGTACGCGATCGAGTAGCTTCCGCGAAAGACCGACTTGCGCTCGCTGCCGAACAGGAACCGGAAGAAGGGATTCTCAAAGCGCGGGTTCCAGGCCAGCCCGAAGCTCGGCGCTGGGTTGATGTAGTCGCGGTTGTAGACCTTGCGCGAGCGCTGGTCAATCTGCGGATCGGCGATCCCGCGAAAGAGGCCCGGTTGGAACAGATTACCCACACCGGAGATGCCCCAGAGATCTTCCATCCGCGGGCTCGTGTAGATGTCGTTGGTGTTCTCGGCCGCTCCCTGGAACTCCCAGCGCAGCCCATAGTTGAGCGTCAACGATGGCGTCACGCGCCAAGAATCCGTGAAGTAAAGGCCGAACTCGTCTTGCCGCGCCCGCTGCACAAGCGGAGCGAGATGAACATACCGCTTCGTCTTCTCATCCACGTTGCGGGTGCCGGAGATGCTGGAAATCCGGCCAGTGAGCAGAGCATAAAGCGCCAGCGCATTCCCGAGATCCGCCGAACTGATGTTCGGCAATCCCGCGGCAATCGCGGAAGCGACAGGATCGCCGCTAACTACGCCAAAGGAGACTGTGGGAATGCCCGCTCCACCGAAGGAGTTGTCAATGAACCCCACACGGGTGAACGTCCCGCCGAAGACCCACGAGTGCTTCCCGCGCACGAGGCTCACGGTGTTCTGCACGTTGTAAACGGGGGTGTTCCGGCTCGACATGAGTCCGAGCGAGGTTCCCGCAAGTCCCGGACGCGCGTGCAAGCTCTGTAAGCTGAGCGGCCAGAGGATGCGCAGGCCCGCGGGATAGATCTCCGGTCCCGATTCGGGGAAGAACTGCACGGGGGCTCCCTGAACGCCGAAGCGGAACTCATAGTTGATGTTCGGCGTCACCGTCCACTGAAGGGCCGTCGTCACCGCGAACCGGTTCGAGTATTGGCCAGCGCCCTTGCCGATACCAGGGAAGGTCGGATCCATCGAATTCAGCGTGTCCGGGAAGGAGGAGAAATAGTTGTAGTGCCAGACGCCATGCCACCGCAGCTTGTCCGTGATGTGGTAATCCATGCGCAAGGTGGGGAAGCGCCGCACTTGCATGCTGGGGGCTTCAAACCGATACCGCTCGCGAAAGAGATCGAACGGGGTGATCGCCCCGCGCGGTCGCGCCGCGTCAATTTGTCGCAACATGTCTCCGACCGTAGGATCAATGGTGCTCGGGAAGCCAGCCGCCCTCGCTACGTCCAACAGATTCACCGCGCGCACGACTCCGTCTGTGCCGCGATACCGGAAGATGCCCTGCGCGGCTTCCCGCGTCAGGATTAGGTTCTCTCGCGGACGCGACTCCGGCAGGCGGAACTCTTCGTAGTTGAAGAAGAAGAAGATCTTGTCCTTCCAAATCGGGCCGCCCACATTCCCACCGAAGACATTGA contains the following coding sequences:
- a CDS encoding carboxypeptidase-like regulatory domain-containing protein, which encodes MRHKKGLTAMMILGLLVWASVAPAQVRPVGQITGIVQDPAGAVVPGAEVKAQDEATGATQTQKAGPDGGFTFTNLQAGTYRITVSMPGFKTAIVSGLKVDAGRTTNVVVTLQVGEIAEAVEVVGGLELLERTTTTVETTVRGDIIRRLPLNNRDTLDFTLLMPGAQQGGTARQSTFLGLPKGAINITMDGVNVQDNLLKSAFGGGMFTLVRPRLDAVEEVTVKTAGVGADAAGEGAVQIQFVTRRGTNDFRGTLFWDHRNDALNANTWFNNVLGLRKPRNLLNVFGGNVGGPIWKDKIFFFFNYEEFRLPESRPRENLILTREAAQGIFRYRGTDGVVRAVNLLDVARAAGFPSTIDPTVGDMLRQIDAARPRGAITPFDLFRERYRFEAPSMQVRRFPTLRMDYHITDKLRWHGVWHYNYFSSFPDTLNSMDPTFPGIGKGAGQYSNRFAVTTALQWTVTPNINYEFRFGVQGAPVQFFPESGPEIYPAGLRILWPLSLQSLHARPGLAGTSLGLMSSRNTPVYNVQNTVSLVRGKHSWVFGGTFTRVGFIDNSFGGAGIPTVSFGVVSGDPVASAIAAGLPNISSADLGNALALYALLTGRISSISGTRNVDEKTKRYVHLAPLVQRARQDEFGLYFTDSWRVTPSLTLNYGLRWEFQGAAENTNDIYTSPRMEDLWGISGVGNLFQPGLFRGIADPQIDQRSRKVYNRDYINPAPSFGLAWNPRFENPFFRFLFGSERKSVFRGSYSIAYTREGLNHFTLFAGGNPGLTQSISLTAGVDFPLGGLLLRDRLPAFREDPTSFSFPTPLSRFTFISGAFYAFDPNIRTPYVQSWSFGWQRELTRDMAIEIRYVGNRGTKLWRGFNLNEVNIFENGFLQEFINAQRNLAISRAQGRGARFDNQGLPGQVPLPIFEAAFGARGRQPALAPAAGFASASFITWLDQGQAGAMANALASTATFLCRMVGSALPRCAALGFDAPGPYPINFFQVNPYAANRGVWLLTNASFSTYNGVQVIFRRRLAQGWQMTAHYTFSKSLTDLYADSAVSSIAFSTLRNRRMDKGLSPWDLPHVFVSDFQYELPFGPGRRWSSGSGALNRLIEGWLVGGIVRIQSGRVFRLVSGRATVNQFDSGVILKGMTIQELREKIKVRKVPGASDIFFVPADLIGPDGRSNRAILDVPTTPGQFGSLIFLRGPRFVKPDFTIQKRTRVTERINVEFWAEFFNAFNHQNFLIGGPTAAAITHSIDSTAFGRTTDFFNDLGNQDPGPRMIQFRIRVNF